The genomic region TATTTATTAGAATGACATCATTCGACATAGGCTTGGCAAATCCTTTTAAAATATTAAATTTTTATTTTAACTTTTTTAAATAGTTATAAAAGTCGTTTAAAATTATACGAAATTTTTATATTTGGGCAACTAGTAAAAATATTTAAAATAATATTTTAAGTAGTTGGGCTTTATAACATTGACAAACTGAAACTGTCAGGACCAAAATTTTGAATAAAATGATTAAAAAATAGAACTTGTTAGAGAATAAACCTCATGGTAGAATATAATCGAACAACTTAATATTGTGATTATTTCGGGTTCAACCTTTCAGGTTGTTAACGGATTTTTGACTATCAGGGGGGGTAGTCAGCTTTTGGGCTGGCTACCCCCTATGTTTATGTCATAGAAAAGGGGGGGAATATCATTGATAAAAATTTTTTGACCAGTAAATATTTAAATTTAAATAATTTTAATTTAAGGAGGGACCATTATGGAGGGGAATAGCCAGGCAATTTTAGCCACCGCGGTGTTTTTGGTGGCCTATGCCATAATTATATCTGAAAAAATTCACCGGGCCGTGGTTGCTCTTTTGGGCGCCATGGTTGTTGTGGTGGCAGGCATTCTATCCCAGGAAAAGGCCGTAGAAGCCATTGATTTTAACACGATTGGCTTGTTAGTTGGTATGATGATCATTGTGGGTATTGCCAGAAACTCAGGGGTATTTGAATATTTGGCCGTTAAGGCAGCTAAACAAAGCAAGGGCGAACCACTGGCCATCATGGTGGCGCTTTCAGTCATTACAGCCATTTTATCTGCCCTGTTGGATAACGTAACTACGGTTTTACTGATCGTGCCGGTTACTTTCTCCATTGCCAGGTCATTGGAGATAAATCCCATGCCCATATTATTTGCGGAGGTAATGGCCTCTAATATTGGAGGTACCGCCACTTTGATTGGTGACCCGCCCAATATTATGATTGGTTCGGCCACCGGCTTAGGCTTTATGGACTTTGTGATTAACTTAACCCCGGTGGTTATTGTGATTATGGTGGTTACTGTCTTGTTGCTAAAAATGATTTTCCGTAAGCAACTGGTGGTACGTCAAGAATTAAAGCAAAACATCATGAATTTGGATCCCCGGGACGAAATTAAAGACCCTGTACTACTGAAAAAATCATTAATTGTTATCGCCTTGACCATTGGTGGCTTTTTACTGCACCAGTATGTTCATTTGGAGTCTGCCACCATTGCCTTAGCCGGGGCAGCTTTACTGCTGTTGCTTACCCGGGAAGACCCCGAGCATGCCCTCACTGCAGTGGAGTGGCCAGTGATCTTCTTCTTTGCCGGTCTGTTCATACTGGTGGGAGGATTAGAGGAAGTTGGGGTAATCGAGTGGATTGCTAAGAAATCCCTGGAGTTAACCGGCGGTGCCATGTTACCCACCGGCATGCTAATCCTGTGGCTGTCTGCCATTGCCTCAGCCTTTGTGGATAACATTCCCTTTGTGGCCACCATGATTCCCTTGATTCAAGATATGGGTAGACTGGGCGGCATAACTGACCTTGATCCTCTCTGGTGGTCCCTGTCCCTGGGGGCTTGCCTGGGCGGTAACGGTACTATTATTGGTGCCTCTGCCAACGTCGTGGTGGTGGGCATGGCGGAAAAGCGCGGCTACAAATGGACCTTCCTGGGCTTTATGAAGGTAGCCTTTCCTTTAATGATAGTTTCCATTATCATTTCTACTGTTTATCTATACTTCTTCTACTTGACATAAATACAATAAGATACTCTTTATCAATAAATTGACGGCGCCCGGGGGGGTGCCGTTTTTCGTTATATATAGAAGTTTGCAATAGTTTTACAATATAGCAGCAAACTTTGTATTATAATATTATTATTGTTTAAGAAAGGAGTAGGGACATGGAAATCGTTGATTCTCAAACTCACGTGGATGAGTTTGGCCTTTGGTTAAATTTAGTTGCGCTATTAAATATTAATCCTGATAATAATAAGTAAAAGTACGATAATTACCAGGAAATCTAAATTATTCTTACCAGGGATGATAGAATGAGTAATAAGAAAAAAATTGTCATTTTTAGTACCGGCGGTACTATTTTATGTGACTTTGTACCCGGCCAGAAGGCGGTATTACCTGCCCGACGGGGCGGTGATTTATTAAGGCAAATCCCCGGTCTTGATCAGTGGGTGGAGATAAATATTGTAGAGCCCTTTCAACTGCCCAGTCCCCATTTGACCGTAGAACACGGATTACAGTTAAGTGAGGAGATTGAACAATATTTATCCCGCCAGGAATATGAGGGGGCAGTGGTACTGCAGGGAACGGATACTTTGGAGGAAATGGCCTATCTGGTTCACCTGACCCTGCGGACGAATAAACCGGTGGTTTTTACCGGTGCCATGAAAAGTAACGGCGAACTTTACTGTGATGCTCTGGGTAACATTGCTGCTGCCCTGCAAGTAGCCAGTACGGATGAAGCTCAGGGTAGAGGGGTGCTGGTGGTGATGAACCAGGAAATTCATGGCGCCGTGCATGTTAGCAAAACGCACAGTGAAAGTGTAGCTGCCTTTCAATCGCCGCAATTTAGCCCCCTGGGTAGAATCTCCATGGATGAAGTTGTTTTTTATACTTCCATTGATCATGCAGGAATGGCGGACAAAGGCAGGTATCAAAGACAAGTTGAACAGCCGGTGTTGCTATTGAAAGCCTACTTGGGCATGGAACCGGGGCTAATCCGCCTGGCTCGGGAGACCGGTATAAAAGGGCTGGTCATTGAGGCCTTTGGAGCGGGCAATTTACATCCGGCGGTGGCCGCGGAGGCGGCAGTAATGGTGCAGCATGGCATCCCGGTGGTAATTGCCACCCGCTGTTGGGCAGGGCGGGCATTACCCCTGTATGCTTATGAAGGTGGAGGTAAGATATTAAAGGAAGCCGGACTGATTCTCGGAGGAGGTTTAAGCGGCGTTAAATGTCGCTTAAAACTGATGCTGGCTTTAGGGAACCAATTAAACCCTCATTTGGAATTTTGATTTTGGTGGGATTCCCCAATTGTTGGTACCAGATAGGTGGGAAGTTTAAATTGTTAAACAGAAAGTATCGCAAGGAATTTGAAGTTCATTATTATGAAATTAACCAATTCGAAGAAGCAACGCCGGTGGCTGTATTAAATTACCTGGAGGAAACAGCAGTGGCCCACTCTGAGTCAGTAGGGGTAGGTATCAGTAAGCTCAAATCCCAAGGTGTAGCCTGGATGCTAAACCGCTGGCACATCAAAATGGAAAGGTACCCTTTATGGAATGAAAAAATAGTAATAGAAACCTGGCCTTCTAGATTTGAACGTTTTTATGCCACCAGGGAGTTTAACATTAGAGACAGCCATGACCACATTATCGGTCGGGCATCTTCCCTCTGGGTATTTTTAAATATTGAAAAGAAGCGTCCCTTAAGAATCCCTGATAAAATTAAGGATGCCTATGGCACCGACCCACACAGGGCCATAGATGAACCCTTTGGCGAGCTTTACAACCTAGATGATTCAGTGGAGAAAAAAGAGTTCCGGGTAAGAAGAAGTGATATTGATACCAACAATCATGTGAACAATGCCAAATACGTTGACTGGGTTCTGGAAACAATTCCTGCGGAGATTTATCATAACTATACCCTTGCTTCTCTGGAAGTATTGTATAGAAAGGAAGTAGCTTTTGGTGCCACCATTTGGGCCGGTTGTCAGGGGATCGGCAAGGGGCTAAATCCGGTGTACGCTCATAGTATTATGAACCAGGATGGTAACCTGGCCCTGGCCAGAACTATGTGGCAGAGAAGAAATAAATAAATATTTGCATACTAATTAGTTCCATAATAAGATTATAACTTTTAATTTAAAAAACCTCACTGATCAGCCAGTGAGGTTTTTTATCATCAAAAATTTAGTTCTTATTTAAACTCCTCCGCATATTTCAAAATCCGAGCCAGAATCTCACCCCGCTTGGCGTTGATAGCCTCAAAATCCATGGCCGGGATGTAGTATTGCTCCATTAAATCATGCTCAGCCTTGGCGGCGGCAATGTAACTGATGGCCCGGCCAATGGCTGAGTGCAGCCGTTCGTGGGCACATTTAATTTCCTCTTCATAAAGAGCCATAATATACTCATCAAGGTATTGATTAAGGTAACTGATCTTAATTTTCTTTAACCCCGGCACGTCTTGCAGTTTAAAATCAATGCCGGGAATTTCTTTCAACACCGCTACTTTCATGGCCGGTACAACAACCAAGTCTACTGCGGTGGGTTCAAAGGCACAGTGATATACTTCGGTGTCAAGGCCGTGCATATGCATGGCCTGGGCAATGGTGCCCACCACCTGCGAACCGATGGCACCGGCATCGCCGGCAATAAAATACAGCTTTTTAACCCCGTCAAGAACGGTGTCAAGATAGTGGACCTGACCATTGGGGGTGAAGGCCGTGGCAAAGAGGTGCCGGTCTTTTGCTTTTTTATTAAATTGAATGTAGGCATCTTCAATAATGTCCTTGGCGATGTCATGGATGATCCCGTTAATGGCCGCCATGTTCATGGCTTCGGCATAGTAGCTGTCTAACTCGTCCTTAATGGCTTTGGCTTCGGCCAGTTGGTAATAGGCAATTTTAAACAAACGGCCAACCCTGGCGTTGCTTCTTAGTACAGCTTCTTTATTTTTTACCATCTTTTCTTCATCCCAATAATCGCCTAGATGGATAATCTCATCCACTACTCCCGGGTTTTTAGGATCCACCACGTGGGGGGCGGTGCCATCCAGCAAAGCCACACCAATGGAGGGAATACAAACACCGTCCAGGGACCCGTTGTCAGAAGAGCAGCAATGAAACTCAACATCATAGCCCAGTTCCAGCATTTTTTCCCCGATGTAACGCATAAATGTTGACTTTCCTACTCCTGGACCACCTTTTATTACTAAAATTCGGGTTGCGTCCGGGTTAATTATATGGTCGTAGTAGGAAAAAAAGCCGCGACAAGTATTTCCGCCTGGGAATACTTTTTTTAATTTCCCTTTACTCATAAATTTACCCCCTTGTAAATTTAGAATTTGGTCGGCATCAAAAAAGCACCACGAATCAGGGAGAATCCTGAGACTATTGTGGCGCTTATGATCAGAGTCACCCCATTGTGATTCCTTAGCATATTAAATAGATATTAATTAAATAGAGTATGTATGATAGGCTTTTTGACGGAAATAAATGGTACATGGCTGTTAGGAAATTTACATCTAGAAGAATAGATTATTGCTCTGCCAACTTAAAAATACCAAGGAAAATATAGACAGAAGTTTGTAAAAATGCCACTTGTCTTTAAGTTGAATTCTATGATAACATAACAAAAGCCGCACTTGAGCGTCGATCAAATAGTGATTTCAAAACTAATAAATTTGCAAGACAATAAGATCCATTAGCTCAGTTGGTAGAGCACCTGACTTTTAATCAGGGTGTCCCGCGTTCGAGTCGCGGATGGATCACCACATATGGAGTGGTACTCAAGTGGCTGAAGAGGACGGTTTGCTAAACCGTTAGTGGTCGCAAGGCCAGCGCGGGTTCAAATCCCGCCCACTCCGCCATATTCCCCGATAGCTCAATGGTAGAGCATGTGAAATTTCTACCAAATTTAAAATTATAAAAATTACCACTTGAATATAGCTAAAAGCTATGCTAAGATAACAAATGTCGCCGCTGAACGGCGGCAACAAAAGATGGACAAGCTACCAAAAACTTTCAGTTGACGAACAACGAAAGTGATGGTAAGATAAAATTCCCGCCGCATGAGCGGTGGTGAATAAATGGTCTTTGAAAACTAAACAGTGGATGATGGATGTGCAGCACGGTCAAGTCAAAAGTCAGCGTCCCCTAAAGGGGACAAGTAAAGCTGATACTATGACGACCACATCCTCGTCAAGCGTGAAAGCGCTAGCGAGTAATTCCTGGAAAAGTAAACTAAAGAGCCGAAGAACTCTTTAAGATATTGAACACCCTAAAGGGTGCGAGAAATATTTTATGGAGAGTTTGATCCTGGCTCAGGACGAACGCTGGCGGCGTGCCTAACACATGCAAGTCGAACGGGGTTTAGAATGAAGCTTGCGATTTCTAAACCTAGTGGCGGACGGGTGAGTAACGCGTGGATAACCTGCCTGGTAGACCGGGATAACAGCTGGAAACGGCTGCTAATACCGGATACGCTCTTGGGGCCGCATGGTGCCGAGAGGAAAGGGGAGCCGCTATCAGATGGATCCGCGTCCCATTAGCTGGTTGGTGGTGTAGCGGACCACCAAGGCGACGATGGGTAGCCGGCCTGAGAGGGCGACCGGCCACACTGGGACTGAGACACGGCCCAGACTCCTACGGGAGGCAGCAGTGGGGAATCTTCCGCAATGGGCGAAAGCCTGACGGAGCAACGCCGCGTGAGGGAAGAAGGCCTTCGGGTTGTAAACCTCTGTCCTAAAGGAAGAAAGAAATGACGGTACTTTAGGAGGAAGCCCCGGCTAACTACGTGCCAGCAGCCGCGGTAAAACGTAGGGGGCGAGCGTTGTCCGGAATTACTGGGCGTAAAGGGCGCGTAGGTGGTCCATTAAGTTAGAGGTGAAAGTGCGGGGCTTAACCCCGTGATTGCCTCTGATACTGGTGGACTTGAGTGCAGGAGAGGGGAGCGGAATTCCCAGTGTAGCGGTGAAATGCGTAGATATTGGGAGGAACACCAGTGGCGAAGGCGGCTCTCTGGACTGCAACTGACACTGAGGCGCGAAAGCGTGGGGAGCAAACAGGATTAGATACCCTGGTAGTCCACGCCGTAAACGATGAGTGCTAGGTGTTGCGGGTATCGACCCCTGCAGTGCCGCAGTAAACACAATAAGCACTCCGCCTGGGGAGTACGGTCGCAAGACTGAAACTCAAAGGAATTGACGGGGGCCCGCACAAGCGGTGGAGTATGTGGTTTAATTCGACGCAACGCGAAGAACCTTACCAGGGCTTGACATCGCGCGACAGCTCTAGAGATAGAGGGTTCTGCCTTAGGGTAGACGCGCAGACAGGTGGTGCATGGTTGTCGTCAGCTCGTGTCGTGAGATGTTGGGTTAAGTCCCGCAACGAGCGCAACCCCTAACATTAGTTGCCAGCGAGAGAGACGGGGACTCTAATGTGACTGCCGTTGACAAAACGGAGGAAGGTGGGGATGACGTCAAATCATCATGCCCCTTATGTCCTGGGCTACACACGTACTACAATGGCCGGTACAAACGGAGGCGAAGGCGTGAGCCGGAGCAAAACTGAGAAAGCCGGTCTCAGTTCGGATTGTAGTCTGCAACTCGACTACATGAAGTCGGAATCGCTAGTAATCGCAGGTCAGCATACTGCGGTGAATACGTTCCCGGGCCTTGTACACACCGCCCGTCACACCACGAAAGCTGACAACACCCGAAGCCGGTGAGCTAACTCGAAAGAGAGGCAGCCGTCGAAGGTGGGGTCGGTGATTGGGGTGAAGTCGTAACAAGGTAGCCGTATCGGAAGGTGCGGCTGGATCACCTCCTTTCTAAGGAGAAATTCGCCATTCGCTATTCGCCGTTCGTGAAAACGAAAAGCGAAGAGCGAAAGACGAAAAGCGAAATCTCCAGGTCGATCGTCCATCATCAAACTGTTTAGTTTTGAGAGACTGAGCCTCAAGGGTAAACCTTTGGGGTCAAGCTGTTCGCCATTCGCTATTCGCCGTTCGCTAAAGAACGGAGAAGCGAGTGATGAACGATCAACCAGAAACATCCGGTTGATTAAAGAAGTCTCTTGAAATAAAATAAAGAACCCTGGCTGATTGCTGAGCCAAAAGCGAATAGCGAAAGGCGAAAAGCGAACAGCCAAACCCGTTCCTTGAAAACTGAACAGCAAACAAGTAAAGCGTCGCAGACAAACACTGCAGGATACAGCAAAGTAACCGAGCAAAAGGGGAAGCTGCTTAAAAGGAAAGCTGAAAAGCTAATGGCCAAAAGCCAAAAGCCAACAGCTGACCCAAGAGCACTACCCGAAAGGCAAACAGCATGGTCAAGGAAGAAAGGGCATACGGTGGATGCCTTGGCGCTAAGGGCCGACGAAGGGCGTGGAAAGCTGCGAAAAGCCACGGGGAGCCGCAAGCAGGCATCGATCCGTGGATACCCGAATGGGGCAACCCGGCGGAGTAAAGCCTCCGTCACCCTGCACTGAACCCATAAGTGCAGAGGAGGGCACCCGGGGAACTGAAACATCTAAGTACCCGGAGGAAGAGAAAGAAACATCGAACCCCGAAGTAGCGGCGAGCGAAATGGGGCGAGCCTAAACCAGGATTCTACG from Desulfotomaculum nigrificans DSM 574 harbors:
- a CDS encoding SLC13 family permease; this translates as MEGNSQAILATAVFLVAYAIIISEKIHRAVVALLGAMVVVVAGILSQEKAVEAIDFNTIGLLVGMMIIVGIARNSGVFEYLAVKAAKQSKGEPLAIMVALSVITAILSALLDNVTTVLLIVPVTFSIARSLEINPMPILFAEVMASNIGGTATLIGDPPNIMIGSATGLGFMDFVINLTPVVIVIMVVTVLLLKMIFRKQLVVRQELKQNIMNLDPRDEIKDPVLLKKSLIVIALTIGGFLLHQYVHLESATIALAGAALLLLLTREDPEHALTAVEWPVIFFFAGLFILVGGLEEVGVIEWIAKKSLELTGGAMLPTGMLILWLSAIASAFVDNIPFVATMIPLIQDMGRLGGITDLDPLWWSLSLGACLGGNGTIIGASANVVVVGMAEKRGYKWTFLGFMKVAFPLMIVSIIISTVYLYFFYLT
- a CDS encoding asparaginase, whose translation is MSNKKKIVIFSTGGTILCDFVPGQKAVLPARRGGDLLRQIPGLDQWVEINIVEPFQLPSPHLTVEHGLQLSEEIEQYLSRQEYEGAVVLQGTDTLEEMAYLVHLTLRTNKPVVFTGAMKSNGELYCDALGNIAAALQVASTDEAQGRGVLVVMNQEIHGAVHVSKTHSESVAAFQSPQFSPLGRISMDEVVFYTSIDHAGMADKGRYQRQVEQPVLLLKAYLGMEPGLIRLARETGIKGLVIEAFGAGNLHPAVAAEAAVMVQHGIPVVIATRCWAGRALPLYAYEGGGKILKEAGLILGGGLSGVKCRLKLMLALGNQLNPHLEF
- a CDS encoding acyl-[acyl-carrier-protein] thioesterase: MLNRKYRKEFEVHYYEINQFEEATPVAVLNYLEETAVAHSESVGVGISKLKSQGVAWMLNRWHIKMERYPLWNEKIVIETWPSRFERFYATREFNIRDSHDHIIGRASSLWVFLNIEKKRPLRIPDKIKDAYGTDPHRAIDEPFGELYNLDDSVEKKEFRVRRSDIDTNNHVNNAKYVDWVLETIPAEIYHNYTLASLEVLYRKEVAFGATIWAGCQGIGKGLNPVYAHSIMNQDGNLALARTMWQRRNK
- a CDS encoding PRK06851 family protein, whose protein sequence is MSKGKLKKVFPGGNTCRGFFSYYDHIINPDATRILVIKGGPGVGKSTFMRYIGEKMLELGYDVEFHCCSSDNGSLDGVCIPSIGVALLDGTAPHVVDPKNPGVVDEIIHLGDYWDEEKMVKNKEAVLRSNARVGRLFKIAYYQLAEAKAIKDELDSYYAEAMNMAAINGIIHDIAKDIIEDAYIQFNKKAKDRHLFATAFTPNGQVHYLDTVLDGVKKLYFIAGDAGAIGSQVVGTIAQAMHMHGLDTEVYHCAFEPTAVDLVVVPAMKVAVLKEIPGIDFKLQDVPGLKKIKISYLNQYLDEYIMALYEEEIKCAHERLHSAIGRAISYIAAAKAEHDLMEQYYIPAMDFEAINAKRGEILARILKYAEEFK